A region of Ursus arctos isolate Adak ecotype North America unplaced genomic scaffold, UrsArc2.0 scaffold_31, whole genome shotgun sequence DNA encodes the following proteins:
- the SLC17A4 gene encoding probable small intestine urate exporter isoform X2, giving the protein MSTRAEAKRVAAISSDGNLNTAHAQTSRKGFCSVRHGLAVILHLCNFSINSHKMSLSIAMPAMVNDTAWPSPLNATAGRPSAGSQDGWNETLQQLEAVAPMYDWSPEIQGIILSSINYGSFLAPIPTGYIVGIFGAKYLVGVSLLLSSILALLVPLAADAGAVSLIVLRIAQGIAQVMVLTSEYSIWVKWAPPLEKNQLINTALSGELTGSFVTLLIGGFLCQTKGWPSIFYIFGGIGCACSFLWFPLVYDDPTNHPFISTGEKEYIVCSLAQQDSSPGWSLPIKAMMKSLPLWGILVFYFTEFWIISILMAYMPTYINSVLKANLRDSGILSALLLAVAFISSILGGLLADFLHSRKIFRLVTIRKLSTAIGVLIPSVVLVSLHWVRSSVSTSMGLWALSSSATTFCQIGALVNFLDIAPRYTGFLRGLSQVFAYVSGAISSTVAGYLISQDSEFGWRNVFLISVSINVSGLVFYLIFGQANVQDWATEQMFTQF; this is encoded by the exons GCTTTTGTTCGGTCCGACACGGGCTAGCCGTCATTCTGCATCTCTGCAATTTCTCAATTAACTCCCACAAGATGAGCCTGAGCATCGCCATGCCCGCGATGGTCAATGACACAGCCTGGCCCAGCCCGCTCAATGCCACCGCGGGAAGGCCCTCCGCCGGTTCCCAGGACGGCTGGAACGAAACCCTACAGCAACTGGAGGCAGTG GCTCCTATGTATGACTGGAGTCCTGAAATCCAGGGGATCATTCTCAGCTCTATCAACTATGGCTCATTCTTGGCTCCAATCCCTACCGGCTACATAGTTGGAATATTTGGAGCCAAGTACTTGGTGGGTGTCAGCCTGCTTCTTTCCTCAATCCTGGCCCTCTTGGTTCCACTGGCAGCTGATGCAGGAGCGGTCTCGCTCATCGTCCTTCGGATTGCTCAAGGCATCGCCCAG gttatGGTATTAACAAGCGAGTATTCAATTTGGGTCAAATGGGCTCCCCCACTAGAAAAGAATCAACTCATCAACACTGCTTTATCAG GGGAATTGACGGGATCCTTCGTTACTTTGCTCATCGGTGGTTTCCTCTGCCAGACCAAAGGGTGGCCTTCTATCTTCTATATCTTTG GTGGAATTGGCTGTGCCTGTTCTtttctctggtttcctcttgtttATGATGACCCCACAAATCATCCGTTTATCAGCACTGGTGAGAAGGAATATATCGTGTGCTCACTGGCTCAGCAG GACTCTTCGCCAGGCTGGTCCCTTCCCATCAAGGCTATGATGAAATCCCTACCACTTTGGGGCATTTTAGtcttttatttcactgaattctGGATTATTAGTATTTTGATGGCATACATGCCGACATACATCAACTCTGTACTTAAAGCTAACCTCAGAGAT AGTGGAATCCTGTCGGCCCTGCTGTTAGCTGTTGCCTTTATCAGCAGTATCCTTGGAGGTCTACTGGCGGATTTTCTTCACTCCAGGAAAATCTTCAGACTCGTTACCATCAGGAAACTCTCCACCGCCATCG GGGTTCTTATCCCATCTGTGGTCCTCGTGTCCCTGCACTGGGTCCGGTCCAGCGTCAGCACCAGTATGGGCTTGTGGGCACTGTCTTCCAGCGCCACCACCTTCTGCCAGATAGGAGCGCTGGTGAACTTCTTGGATATTGCTCCTCG GTACACCGGCTTTCTCAGGGGACTATCGCAAGTCTTTGCTTACGTATCGGGAGCCATTTCTTCCACTGTCGCTGGATATTTAATCAGTCAG GATTCAGAGTTTGGCTGGAGAAATGTCTTCTTGATTTCTGTTTCCATTAACGTGTCAGGCCTGGTCTTCTACCTCATCTTCGGCCAAGCAAACGTCCAGGACTGGGCTACAGAGCAGATGTTCACTCAGTTCTGA